A stretch of Lactiplantibacillus brownii DNA encodes these proteins:
- a CDS encoding SLC13 family permease has protein sequence MTVQIAVVLVTLLVTFVLMAMEITTPNAVILCALSFLMFVGILSPADALAGFANDGLATIALMYIVAYAIAKSNLITRLFNQILGNGKNERFSLLKLLATVSLISPFMNNTPIVSTLTPMVQRWCKQKGLAISKFLIPLSYATILSGLLTVLGTSTNLVAQGLLSKYHLKQFGLFDLAVVGIPITIVGLVYLLTVGYKLLPTYHGSSVDEIMAEPDDYLIEMSIGPEFDYLNRTVAEAKLQHLQNVFLAAINRRGQAIVPVTDGTILRLGDRLYFTGSVDCIQELLQIKGLIPSTEKINMADVTNERARLVEISIPDTSSLINQTIKSSQFRSVYGSVIVAIHRNSVRLHDQIGRIALKGGDNIVAITNSEPAQLEAMPDLHVFNVQTVQSNRKSYKDFLPILLLVATILISTLGIVDLFVGLAATCVLLFVTKCVSISDIVKAVDMNVLFLVASSYGLGLAMSNVGADKFIAKLMVTVAGTSAPLIYMFLLYFITNFLTAILSNAAAISLMFPIVISAAKIVNLPVMMLVMLITIAATADFSTPIGYQTNLIVYGPGHYKFTDYFKVGIPLNLICMVICVFVTYYVYIVA, from the coding sequence GTCGCCGGCAGACGCCTTGGCCGGATTTGCGAATGATGGCCTAGCGACAATTGCCTTAATGTATATCGTGGCGTATGCAATTGCTAAAAGTAACTTGATCACGCGGTTATTCAATCAGATCTTAGGCAATGGGAAAAACGAACGCTTTTCATTGTTAAAACTTTTGGCAACGGTTAGTTTGATTTCGCCATTTATGAATAATACCCCAATTGTCTCGACACTAACGCCGATGGTTCAACGTTGGTGCAAGCAAAAGGGATTAGCCATTTCGAAATTTTTGATCCCGTTGTCATATGCCACAATCTTGAGTGGCTTATTGACTGTCTTAGGGACGTCCACAAATTTGGTGGCGCAAGGATTATTATCAAAATATCATTTAAAACAATTTGGGCTCTTTGATTTAGCAGTTGTTGGGATACCGATCACGATCGTGGGGCTCGTTTATTTGCTCACGGTCGGTTATAAATTATTGCCCACTTATCACGGGAGTTCAGTGGATGAGATCATGGCGGAACCGGATGATTATTTAATTGAAATGTCGATTGGTCCGGAGTTTGATTATTTGAATCGCACGGTCGCGGAGGCGAAATTACAGCATTTACAAAATGTTTTTCTGGCGGCCATCAATCGTCGCGGTCAAGCCATCGTGCCGGTGACGGATGGGACGATTTTGAGATTAGGCGACCGACTGTACTTTACGGGTTCAGTTGATTGTATCCAAGAGCTGTTGCAAATTAAAGGTTTGATTCCAAGCACTGAAAAAATTAATATGGCGGATGTCACTAACGAACGAGCGCGCTTAGTAGAAATTTCGATTCCAGACACTTCGAGCTTGATTAATCAAACCATCAAGTCATCTCAGTTTCGCAGTGTCTATGGCAGCGTAATCGTGGCGATTCACCGTAATTCGGTGCGATTACATGATCAAATTGGCCGGATTGCGCTAAAGGGCGGCGACAACATTGTGGCGATTACCAACAGTGAACCCGCGCAGTTAGAAGCAATGCCGGACTTACACGTCTTTAATGTTCAAACGGTGCAGTCCAATCGTAAAAGTTATAAAGATTTTTTACCAATTTTATTATTGGTGGCGACAATTTTGATTTCAACCTTGGGAATTGTTGATCTGTTTGTTGGTTTAGCGGCAACTTGTGTGTTACTTTTTGTGACAAAATGTGTCAGCATTAGTGATATCGTCAAGGCTGTCGATATGAATGTCTTATTCTTAGTTGCAAGCAGTTATGGGCTCGGTTTGGCCATGTCCAATGTTGGTGCGGACAAATTCATCGCAAAATTGATGGTGACGGTTGCCGGAACTTCGGCGCCATTAATCTACATGTTTCTGCTCTATTTTATAACGAATTTTTTAACGGCGATTTTATCGAATGCTGCGGCCATCTCGCTAATGTTTCCCATCGTGATTTCAGCGGCAAAAATCGTCAATTTACCGGTGATGATGTTGGTCATGTTGATTACGATTGCGGCGACGGCTGACTTTTCAACGCCAATTGGTTATCAAACCAATCTGATTGTCTATGGTCCCGGTCATTATAAGTTTACGGATTATTTTAAAGTAGGGATTCCACTCAACCTGATTTGTATGGTGATCTGTGTGTTTGTGACCTATTACGTTTATATCGTGGCTTAA